The sequence below is a genomic window from Thioclava nitratireducens.
AGCCCGAGGCGATCAAGGCGAAGATGCGCGCGAACCCGCTTCTGGCCGATTACGACATCGACGCTGTGCAGCCGCGGATCATGACCCTGACGCAGTCGACCTATGACGGCGTGCTTTACAACACCGAGGTGATCAAGGGGCTCCTCGACGGCTGGGTCGACAACCTGCATTTCGACGAGGCGTGGATCCCCCATGCCGCCTTCCACCCGTTCTACGGCCAGTATCACGCGATGGGCCGCAAGCGTGAGCGCACGGCCAAGTCGATCACCTATGCGACGCAATCGGTGCACAAGCTGCTCGCCGGGATTTCCCAGGCGAGCCACGTGCTGGTGCAGGACAGTCAGGAGGAAAAACTCGACCGGCATCTCTTCAACGAGAGCTACCTGATGCACACCTCGACCAGCCCGCAATATTCGATCATCGCAAGCTGCGACGTGGCGGCGGCGATGATGGAGCCTCCGGGCGGCACCGCGCTGGTGGAGGAAAGCATCGTCGAAGCGCTCGATTTCCGCCGCGCCATGGTGAAGGTCGAAGAGGAATACGGCCCCGAGGACTGGTGGTTTCAGGTATGGGGCCCGACCGATTTCCGCGCGGATGGCGACGGGATGGCCGAGACCCGCGACTGGGTTCTCAAGAAGACCGATGCCGAGGGCGTCGAGACTACCGGGTCGGATAGCTGGCACGGCTTTGGCGACATGGCGCCGGGCTTCAACATGCTCGACCCGATCAAGGCCACGATCATCACCCCCGGCCTCGACATCGAAGGGCATTTCGACGACAGCGGCATCCCGGCCTCGATCGTGTCGAAATACCTCGCCGAGCATGGCGTCGTGGTCGAGAAGACCGGGCTTTACAGCTTCTTCATCCTGTTCACGATCGGCATCACCAAGGGCCGCTGGAACACGCTCCTAGCGGCGCTGCAGCAGTTCAAGGACGATTACGACAAGAACCAGCCGCTGTGGCGCGTGATGCCGGAGTTTTCCGCGAAATTCCCGCGCTACGAGCGCATGGGGCTGAAAGATCTCAGCCAGCACGTCCATTCGCTTTACGCGAAATACGACGTCGCGCGGCTCTCGACCGAGATCTACCTGACCGATCATCACCCCGAGATGACGCCGTCGGAGGCCTTCTCGCATATCGCGCGGCGCAAGACCGAACGTGTCTCGATCGACGAGCTGGAAGGTCGGATCACGACGAGCCTCGTGACCCCCTACCCGCCGGGCATCCCGCTGCTGATCCCGGGCGAGGTCTTCAATTCGAAGATCGTCGAATACCTGCGCTTCAATCGTGAATTCGCGCATGAATGCCCTGGCTTCGAGACCGACATCCACGGCCTCGTGACGGAGACCGGCGAGGACGGCAAGACGCATTACTTCGCGGATTGCGTGGCGCGCTGAGGCGGCACGCCTAAGGTCGAACGAACAAGGGGCGCGGCTCGGTTTATCCCGACCGCGCCCTAACTCATTTCACAGACGGATCGGTTTCGAGAGGAAAGCAGCATGAGCGACATCCCGAAGGGCACGATGATGGCCGTGGTCACGACCGGCACGGGTGGCTACGAGCGGCTCGAATACCGCGAGGTTGCGATGCCGGAGCCGGGGCCCGGCGAGGTGCTGCTGCAGGTGCTGGCGGCGGGCATCAACAACACCGACATCAACACCCGACTGGGCTGGTATTCTTCTGAGGTCAAATCCGGCACGCAGGAGTCGCGCGAGGACGCCGAGCATGCCGATGGCGGCTGGAGCGGGGCAACGCCCTTCCCGCTCATCCAAGGCACCGATTGTTGTGGGCGGGTCATCGCGGTGGGAGACGGTGGCGATGAAGCCCTGATCGGCACTCGCGTACTGGTGCGGTCCTGCATGCGCCAAAACGGTTTCTCCTCGATGGACACCGTCTGGCTCGGCTCGAATTTCGACGGGGCCTTCGCGCAATACGTCAAAGTGCCCGCAGGCGAGGTCTTCGCCATCGACAGCGACTGGAGCGACGCCGAACTCGCCACCCTGCCCTGCGCATATGGCACCGCCGAGAACATGATCCACCGCGCAGGAGTCACCGCGGGCGAGCGGGTGCTGGTGCCAGGCGCCTCGGGCGGCGTGGGCTCGGCGCTCATCCAGCTTCTCAAACGGCGCGGCGCGGAGGTGATCGCTGTCACCAGCGCCGCCAAGCGCGAGATGGTGCTGAAGATCGGAGCGGATCGGGTGCTCTGTCACGAAGACGATCCCGTAGCGGCAATCGGCGAAAGCTGCGTGGATGTCGTGATCGACAACGTCGCAGGGCCGGGTTTCGGGACGATGCTGAAACTGCTCCGGCGCGGCGGGCGCTATGCCTCCTCCGGCGCGATTGCCGGACCAATCGTGGAGCTGGACATGCGCGACATGTATCTCAAGGACATCACCCTGATCGGCTGTACCGCATGGGACGAACCCGTCTTCGGCAACCTGATCTCCTATGTCGAGAAGGCCGAAATCCGCCCCTTGCTGGCGGCCACCTACCCGCTCGATCAGATCGCCGAGGCGCAGAAAGTGTTTCAGCAAAAGCGACACGCCGGGAAGATCGTACTGATCCCGGGGCCGTAAAGCGTCGAAACGGCAGACCCGGGTCGGAATCGGCCTTGCGGATATTACCCGGTATCGGTCGTCACTTGCCGGGATCGGGGGGATCGGTGAACACCCGCACCAGCATCGTGCCGACGATCCACACTCCGAAGGTCAAGACGATGGTGGCGCCGGTGCTCAGGTAACCGCCGACAAAGCCGGCCAGCGCGATCACGACGCCGATGGCGCCGACGAGCCCGACCAACTCATGTCTTTTCTGGCGAAAGCCCATCGGTCTGCCCCCGTCCTCATGCTCTGCCGGGCCGTCCGGCCCGGCCCCTACGCGTTCTTCTGATCGTCCTCATCGGCCTCCTTGACCCGCTCGATCTCCACCTTGACCCGGGTGACGAGCCCCGCGATCACACCGAGGACGGCCAGCCAAGGCGCGGCGAGCACCACGACCCCGCTGACGGCGAGGCTGAGATTGAGGGGTGCCTCCACGAAGGGATCCCCGTCGGCGGAGCTGATCCGCAGCTGGCGCACGCTCCCCTCTTTCGCCAATTCCTTGATGCGATCGACGAGTTGGCTTCCCGCGACCTCGATTTCTTCCCAGGCGGTACGGTCGGACTTCTTGTCGTCTTCCATCGAACTGTTCCTCTTCAAGGGGTAACATAGATGCGATTGTAGCAGCGCTTGCGACAGGTTGATGCGAAAGCGCGATCACAGGTGACCGCTTCCCACTGCGCAGATGGAGAGAAACACGATTTTGCGACTTCCGCCTTGATCTTCGTCAGGCAAGGCCGGAAAGGGCCACTCGCAGATCGGGAGATCGCAGTCACTCTCCCTCCGGAACGGCCCCGCTGCCCGGTCAGATTGCAGGTTTGCATGCAAGTGGCGGAGGAGGTGGGATTCGAACCCACGGTAGGCTTTCACCTACGTCGGTTTTCAAGACCGGTGCATTAAACCACTCTGCCACTCCTCCGACGGGTCTCGCTTAGACCGCTTCACGCGATTCTGAAAGTCTCGCGCGCCGATTTCCGCGCGTGGGCGTTGGGGCCGCTTTTCACGGGCTCTGCAAATCGCTAGGATCGCGCGCAAGGCATGGCGCAAGCGGTGCAGACGCGCAGGCAAGAGGCGGGCGAACCGCGCGAGAAGGGGCACAGGATGAGTGAGCAGACGGGAATGACGCGCAAGCGTGTAACGGGCTTTGCCCTTATGCTGGGCGCGGGGATCGCGCTGGCGGGCTGTCAGGAGAGCGGCGGCTCCCCGTTCGGGCTTTTCAAGAAGAAGCCGACCGATGAGACCGCGGCGCCCGGTGCGGCCGAGGCCGTCACCGAGAACGGCCAGAAGATGATCGAGCGAGATGTCGAAGCGCCGCAGGTCTTCTCGGTCGACGAGAAGGGCCTGTGGGACGGGCGTCCCTCGCTCGGCGGAGTCTGGGTCGCGCATCCGAACGTGAAGGATCCCGAGCGGGTGATCATCCGCAACCCGTCGAACGGCAAATTCGTGATCGGGGCCCTGTTCAAGCGCGAAAACGACAATCCGGGACCGAAACTGCAGGTCAGTTCCGACGCGGCCAATGCGCTGGGACTTCTGGCGGGCGCGCCGACCGAGCTGTCCGTGGTGGCGCTGCGCCGAGAGACGGTTCCGGTCAAGCAAGACAACCCCGCGCCGCTCGTCGACAAGCCGGTGATCGCGGCCCCCGAGGCGGTGGAACAGAAGTCGCTCGACGAGGTAACCTCGACTGCCGCGGCCGGGATCGCCAAGGCGCAGGGCACGCCGAAGCCCACGGCCAAGCCGGTCAAACCCGCGATCGGCGCGCCGCCCGCCCCGGCACCGGCCCCGGCGGCACCGGTGGCCGCAGCGGCTCCACAACCCAGCAAGCCGAAGATGAGCACTGGCGCTGGTTATATCCAGATCGGTATCTTTTCCGCCGAGGCGAATGCGAAACGCGCCCAGAGCCAGATGGCGAAGGCCGGCGTGATCGCCGAGATCGTAAAGGAACAAAGCCATTCCAAGACCTTCTGGCGCGTGATCGCGGGCCCTGCGCCCACGAAATCCGACCTCGACGCGCTCAAGACCAAAATTCACGGGCTGGGCTACCCCGACGCCTATCCCGTCTCGAAATAGGACTACGCAGAAGATATGACCTTCATTCGCCTGATCGCCGCCACACTTGCAGCCTGCCTGTTCGCCCTGCCCGCCGCCGCTTTCGACACCAAGGCTCATGCCGCTTGGGTCTATGACCTCTCGACCAAGACCGTCTTGATGGCGAAGAACGCGGATATCCCGCTGCCGCCGGCCTCGATGTCGAAACTGATGACGCTCGATCTGCTGTTCGAGGCGCTGGAAGACGGTCGGGTGACGATGGACACGACCTTCCCGGTGTCCGAGCATGCGCAATCG
It includes:
- a CDS encoding arginine/lysine/ornithine decarboxylase; this translates as MKFRFPIVIIDEDFRSENTSGLGIRALAQAIEAEGFEVLGVTSYGDLSQFAQQQSRASAFVLAIDDEEFSAGPELDPAVEKLRAFIEEVRWKNADVPIFLHGETKTSRHLPNDILRELHGFIHMFEDTPDFVAKHIIREAKSYLESIQPPFFKQLLDYAEDGSYSWHCPGHSGGVAFLKSPIGQMYHQFYGENMLRADVCNAVEELGQLLDHNGAIGASERNAARIFNSDHCFFVTNGTSTSNKMVWHHTVAPGDVVVVDRNCHKSILHAIIMTGAIPVFLKPTRNHWGIIGPIQRSEFEPEAIKAKMRANPLLADYDIDAVQPRIMTLTQSTYDGVLYNTEVIKGLLDGWVDNLHFDEAWIPHAAFHPFYGQYHAMGRKRERTAKSITYATQSVHKLLAGISQASHVLVQDSQEEKLDRHLFNESYLMHTSTSPQYSIIASCDVAAAMMEPPGGTALVEESIVEALDFRRAMVKVEEEYGPEDWWFQVWGPTDFRADGDGMAETRDWVLKKTDAEGVETTGSDSWHGFGDMAPGFNMLDPIKATIITPGLDIEGHFDDSGIPASIVSKYLAEHGVVVEKTGLYSFFILFTIGITKGRWNTLLAALQQFKDDYDKNQPLWRVMPEFSAKFPRYERMGLKDLSQHVHSLYAKYDVARLSTEIYLTDHHPEMTPSEAFSHIARRKTERVSIDELEGRITTSLVTPYPPGIPLLIPGEVFNSKIVEYLRFNREFAHECPGFETDIHGLVTETGEDGKTHYFADCVAR
- a CDS encoding alcohol dehydrogenase family protein, encoding MSDIPKGTMMAVVTTGTGGYERLEYREVAMPEPGPGEVLLQVLAAGINNTDINTRLGWYSSEVKSGTQESREDAEHADGGWSGATPFPLIQGTDCCGRVIAVGDGGDEALIGTRVLVRSCMRQNGFSSMDTVWLGSNFDGAFAQYVKVPAGEVFAIDSDWSDAELATLPCAYGTAENMIHRAGVTAGERVLVPGASGGVGSALIQLLKRRGAEVIAVTSAAKREMVLKIGADRVLCHEDDPVAAIGESCVDVVIDNVAGPGFGTMLKLLRRGGRYASSGAIAGPIVELDMRDMYLKDITLIGCTAWDEPVFGNLISYVEKAEIRPLLAATYPLDQIAEAQKVFQQKRHAGKIVLIPGP
- a CDS encoding DUF4342 domain-containing protein translates to MEDDKKSDRTAWEEIEVAGSQLVDRIKELAKEGSVRQLRISSADGDPFVEAPLNLSLAVSGVVVLAAPWLAVLGVIAGLVTRVKVEIERVKEADEDDQKNA
- a CDS encoding SPOR domain-containing protein translates to MSEQTGMTRKRVTGFALMLGAGIALAGCQESGGSPFGLFKKKPTDETAAPGAAEAVTENGQKMIERDVEAPQVFSVDEKGLWDGRPSLGGVWVAHPNVKDPERVIIRNPSNGKFVIGALFKRENDNPGPKLQVSSDAANALGLLAGAPTELSVVALRRETVPVKQDNPAPLVDKPVIAAPEAVEQKSLDEVTSTAAAGIAKAQGTPKPTAKPVKPAIGAPPAPAPAPAAPVAAAAPQPSKPKMSTGAGYIQIGIFSAEANAKRAQSQMAKAGVIAEIVKEQSHSKTFWRVIAGPAPTKSDLDALKTKIHGLGYPDAYPVSK